In a genomic window of Nostoc sp. UHCC 0870:
- a CDS encoding pentapeptide repeat-containing protein has product MNLSIRHWLAERQLTISYTSSLCVGQLAGIAYRIVQDMEAKSLIPLDICTLAEVLALPLDAVEQEITVIILLTESLLRSLSQKKALKRNEGTWLAFQIAYLQALEQVLHQETILQRPWLERAKIPSPTPILQDVLLQGLLKTLSPGKLTDTQAEQALSLVADSLLVQQMNHATVAWFVANGTEELKAKLLTQRLTHSLPGYLLSVIAQNALALAQLQKFFRVGTPGDIHSPELGAMVADKIDLHRENYRASLLQNLSTPLLMEYFSLKDIYIPLVGIPETANDEQSVDLKTWVQEQLTDLETITVIESAPGYGKTSFCQMWAAEIARELYPSWMPVVIRLRDIRYGQNLIETLNSGFAFNQQIHLTTWLGQDHPRCILLLDGLDELPPASQSKRTKTIFIQQLIQFQAQHQHKIVLTSRSTTVQEFAPEIPPQWRRITIQQLTANELKLWFQQWTLIQSLPVAQNFFTFLKQAGLFTSKSKLPELSALVHQPFMLYLLGVLHRDGLLDDGILQLAYNQQNSNSSLLWEIYHRLQQWLLGYPLTGNIRASLQRQGLAHIHRTQEAIANLLAGHHPQDVIDQIQTISLQILHSDRHHITLELTPTANLPPFYFQKRHRITPIPNSQTIAFSHPNLGTYLCAEAVASQLQILTQCQADIYGTQNFVIDSPNGVAQHLYNLLGYGILTQEIAELAIASLHHQPINHFTGEILIQRLESFWRGYCQGRWLDEGIAHTALSYFHSLHNPVNIEQLNTYVGINIFFLVGGIHKEIQVTFCPCGNPSNSTEFYPEAMLMLLSKARLLDTHVIKCIHSESLAGINLSGASLSQIILAGANFEQTNLTNAVLIGANLAGVNLSDANLSDANLSDANLTGANLTNTNLTNANLTGANLTGVNFHDANFTNTCLSDAIISEANRETAKFKGALFSLEQFQALKVLLSQQSYFNIQNSTDNTKHWDHNTHDIGIIENVEGEISSPSNLDDDGDDETVFYDQFNNS; this is encoded by the coding sequence ATGAACCTTAGTATTAGGCATTGGTTGGCAGAACGCCAGCTGACAATCAGTTACACTTCCAGTTTGTGCGTTGGGCAATTAGCAGGTATTGCCTATCGTATTGTCCAGGATATGGAAGCTAAAAGCCTAATACCATTAGATATTTGTACTTTAGCTGAGGTTTTGGCACTGCCTTTAGACGCGGTTGAACAAGAAATTACTGTCATTATTTTATTAACCGAAAGTCTGTTACGTAGTCTCAGCCAGAAAAAAGCTTTAAAACGCAACGAAGGTACATGGCTAGCCTTTCAAATTGCTTATCTGCAAGCTTTAGAACAAGTTTTACACCAAGAAACTATCCTGCAAAGACCTTGGCTAGAACGTGCCAAGATACCCTCCCCTACACCAATTCTTCAAGATGTGCTACTCCAGGGATTATTAAAAACCCTCTCTCCAGGCAAATTGACAGACACCCAAGCTGAACAAGCTTTATCTTTGGTGGCAGACTCATTACTCGTACAACAAATGAATCATGCTACTGTTGCTTGGTTCGTCGCCAATGGTACAGAGGAGTTAAAGGCAAAACTGTTAACTCAACGGTTAACACACTCGCTTCCTGGATACTTACTATCAGTCATTGCCCAGAATGCCCTAGCTTTGGCTCAACTGCAAAAATTTTTCCGGGTGGGAACGCCTGGTGATATCCACAGCCCAGAATTGGGGGCGATGGTAGCGGATAAAATTGACTTACATCGAGAAAATTACCGTGCTAGTTTGCTGCAAAACCTCAGCACACCGCTACTAATGGAATATTTTTCATTGAAAGATATTTACATTCCCTTAGTTGGGATACCAGAAACAGCCAATGATGAACAGTCAGTTGATTTAAAAACATGGGTGCAGGAACAGTTAACTGATTTAGAAACTATAACTGTGATTGAATCAGCACCGGGCTATGGTAAAACTAGTTTCTGCCAGATGTGGGCGGCGGAAATAGCACGGGAACTTTACCCTTCTTGGATGCCTGTGGTGATTCGGTTACGGGATATTAGATATGGACAGAATTTAATTGAAACTCTCAATTCTGGTTTTGCATTTAATCAACAGATTCATCTTACTACTTGGCTAGGACAAGACCATCCTCGATGTATATTACTACTAGATGGACTGGATGAATTGCCTCCTGCTAGTCAGAGTAAAAGAACAAAGACAATTTTTATCCAACAGTTAATTCAATTTCAAGCTCAACATCAGCATAAAATTGTGTTGACTAGTCGCTCAACAACTGTGCAAGAATTTGCGCCAGAAATACCCCCACAATGGCGGCGCATTACTATTCAGCAGTTGACAGCAAATGAACTTAAGCTATGGTTTCAACAGTGGACATTAATTCAATCATTACCTGTTGCTCAAAACTTTTTTACGTTTTTAAAACAGGCCGGGTTATTTACAAGTAAATCCAAGTTACCAGAACTCTCAGCTTTGGTACACCAACCATTCATGCTGTATCTTTTGGGTGTTTTACATCGGGATGGGTTACTAGATGACGGGATATTGCAGTTAGCTTATAACCAACAAAATAGTAATTCCTCTTTGTTGTGGGAAATTTATCATCGCCTCCAACAATGGTTGTTAGGCTATCCCTTAACTGGCAATATCCGCGCCAGCTTACAGCGTCAAGGATTGGCGCATATTCATCGTACACAAGAAGCGATCGCAAATTTACTTGCTGGTCATCATCCCCAAGATGTCATCGACCAAATACAAACGATATCTCTACAAATTTTACACAGCGATCGCCATCATATCACCCTGGAATTAACCCCAACGGCTAACCTACCCCCATTTTATTTTCAAAAGAGGCACAGGATTACCCCAATTCCCAATTCCCAAACCATCGCATTCTCTCACCCAAACCTAGGGACATATCTCTGCGCTGAGGCGGTGGCTAGTCAATTACAAATTTTGACACAGTGTCAAGCAGATATTTACGGTACGCAAAATTTTGTGATTGATTCTCCTAACGGCGTTGCCCAGCACCTGTATAATTTACTGGGTTATGGTATTTTGACTCAAGAAATTGCAGAATTAGCGATCGCCAGTTTACACCATCAGCCAATAAATCATTTTACTGGGGAAATTCTCATCCAACGCCTGGAATCTTTTTGGCGTGGTTACTGTCAAGGACGTTGGTTAGATGAAGGTATCGCCCACACAGCTTTATCTTATTTCCACTCACTGCACAACCCTGTCAATATAGAACAGCTAAATACTTATGTGGGTATTAATATATTTTTCTTGGTAGGCGGTATTCACAAAGAAATTCAAGTTACTTTTTGTCCTTGTGGCAACCCCAGCAATAGCACAGAATTTTATCCAGAAGCAATGCTCATGCTGTTATCAAAAGCAAGATTACTGGATACTCATGTTATTAAGTGCATTCATTCTGAATCTCTAGCGGGGATTAATCTATCAGGAGCATCTTTATCTCAAATTATATTAGCTGGTGCTAATTTTGAGCAGACAAATTTAACCAATGCAGTATTGATAGGAGCAAATCTTGCTGGAGTTAACCTGAGTGATGCAAATCTCAGTGATGCAAATCTCAGTGATGCAAATCTCACTGGTGCAAATCTTACTAATACAAATCTTACTAATGCAAATTTAACTGGTGCTAACCTGACTGGTGTCAATTTTCATGATGCTAATTTCACTAATACTTGTTTATCTGATGCTATTATCAGTGAAGCTAATCGAGAAACTGCTAAATTCAAAGGTGCTTTATTCTCCTTAGAACAGTTTCAAGCTTTGAAAGTTTTGTTATCACAGCAATCATACTTTAACATCCAGAACAGTACGGATAACACGAAGCATTGGGATCATAATACCCATGATATCGGTATCATTGAAAATGTAGAAGGTGAAATTAGTTCACCTTCAAATTTAGATGATGATGGTGATGATGAAACGGTTTTTTATGATCAGTTTAATAATTCGTAA
- a CDS encoding dihydrolipoyl dehydrogenase family protein — MTIDYDIVIIGGSLAGRYAALFATQLKAKVALVESRVDYGLFYSQAIGKIANLAQPGDDLVSFGINSRNADTVEKYPISVNWPDAMLYAYGVVSNIQEQTSPAVLAAEGVDVIFGNGQFSDDPDLAFAVNQRLLRGRTYLLATGSRPAIPEIEGLQTTGYLTLANIWQAFKAPTPPQDWVIIGGVPQSIEIAQTLVKLGCSVTLVVNHPYLISSVDPEISQLLQAQLEAEGVSIFTGKIVTQVRRIDGKKWIQVGDKAIEVDEILVATGQQPNIESLNLSNVGVKLHQQRLLINEKLQTTNHRIYACGDVIGGYDFANIAQYEARIAIKNALFLPRLKVNYSNIPWAIFSQPSLARVGLTQAQAQRRFERKEILVLRHYYKSVAAAQVESKITGICKLIVLRNGEIVGATILGTAARELINLIAFAMSQKIRVKHLADLSPIYPSFAEILEQTASEWSNQKLHSNLTWQEWLEGFFYFRRNWNL; from the coding sequence TTGACTATTGACTACGATATTGTAATTATTGGCGGTAGTCTTGCTGGACGCTATGCAGCTTTATTTGCTACTCAACTCAAAGCTAAAGTTGCTTTAGTAGAATCTAGAGTAGACTACGGATTATTTTATTCTCAAGCGATCGGCAAAATTGCTAATCTTGCCCAGCCTGGCGATGATTTGGTCAGTTTTGGTATTAACTCCAGAAACGCTGATACTGTCGAAAAATACCCAATATCTGTGAACTGGCCAGATGCAATGCTGTACGCCTATGGTGTTGTATCTAATATCCAAGAACAGACCTCTCCGGCTGTATTAGCGGCGGAGGGGGTCGATGTGATTTTTGGTAATGGTCAATTTTCAGATGATCCTGATTTGGCATTTGCTGTTAATCAACGCCTATTGCGGGGACGCACTTATTTACTAGCTACTGGTTCTCGTCCAGCCATTCCAGAGATTGAGGGATTGCAAACCACTGGCTACTTGACCCTAGCTAATATTTGGCAGGCTTTTAAAGCACCTACACCGCCCCAAGATTGGGTAATTATTGGCGGTGTTCCCCAAAGTATTGAAATTGCCCAAACTCTTGTCAAATTGGGTTGCAGTGTCACTTTAGTAGTTAACCACCCTTACCTGATATCCTCTGTTGACCCAGAAATTTCCCAGTTGCTACAAGCGCAGTTAGAAGCTGAGGGTGTAAGTATTTTTACAGGGAAAATAGTTACTCAAGTCAGGCGAATTGATGGTAAAAAATGGATTCAGGTTGGAGATAAAGCCATTGAAGTTGATGAAATTTTAGTAGCGACAGGGCAACAACCCAATATTGAATCATTAAATTTGTCAAATGTCGGTGTGAAATTGCATCAGCAGCGTTTATTAATTAATGAAAAGCTGCAAACTACTAACCACCGAATTTATGCTTGTGGGGATGTAATTGGTGGCTATGATTTCGCTAATATCGCTCAATATGAAGCGAGAATTGCGATAAAAAATGCTTTATTTTTACCTAGGTTGAAAGTTAATTACTCTAATATTCCTTGGGCAATATTTTCTCAGCCAAGTTTAGCGCGGGTAGGTTTAACACAAGCGCAAGCACAACGCCGATTTGAGCGCAAAGAAATTTTAGTTTTACGACACTATTATAAATCAGTAGCAGCAGCCCAAGTAGAAAGTAAAATTACAGGTATTTGTAAGTTAATTGTATTACGCAACGGCGAGATTGTAGGAGCAACGATATTAGGAACAGCAGCCAGAGAATTAATTAATCTAATCGCTTTCGCCATGTCTCAAAAAATACGCGTCAAGCATTTAGCAGATTTATCTCCTATTTATCCCAGTTTTGCAGAAATTTTAGAACAAACAGCCAGCGAATGGAGCAATCAGAAATTGCATAGTAATCTAACTTGGCAAGAGTGGTTAGAAGGTTTCTTTTATTTTCGTCGCAACTGGAATTTATAA
- a CDS encoding TonB-dependent receptor plug domain-containing protein gives MKQELWVLPLSLLGAFVGSPSLASEIAVEELDINKKSQNINLNILQISELTQHYTDAKLLMQPSELHSVQAEKLAQTEVPLEDDADISLETIGEQDSLPQSTPTYVIEKEEIQKQGATSVADVLKRMPGFAINDAGHGADIHTGTYYRGHSINQSVFLINGRPINNDVNTYHGATDLNSIPVEAIERIEVSSGASTALYGSSAFGGVINIITKQGSSTPRFNASAEFGSLNLNNQQTSLSSGGKNFRYNLSFERFFIDNRYKVPQGAANRDASGNLFNADTATSTYFGNVAVDLNPKNTLSFDVKKLSSRRGLIYFGFPLQRDRLDHDGLNIGLSWRSQLAKDSNLTTTLGYNQDYFNTYGPTVFQGNTFYRTGTLDTQNLTARVDHEWRLTANNRLRWGLDLKNTNLDGITNSNSPNRIALNEEENRSVLNTALFAVNTWDLSDNFQVDLGLRQNFDSQFGNYLNPSVGMRYVMSPNLAVRGSWAGGQRNPGLDQLYLYDTVHGWLSNPDLKPETGSSWTAGLDVNFTQDLTGQFTYFGSSLDNRLGIIQGQWQNIGLVDTNGLEAALRWRFTRNWSTFVNYTYTDAQIKTGTERGLQLGLIPYSNLQAGIGYQQNGWQANLYATYNSGARRALFNNPGDKNTDFVPSYVNFDLSGRIPLSKGLGLTFYLENLLGEQYERVNRIYSPGFTFRVGLSSEI, from the coding sequence ATGAAGCAAGAGTTATGGGTGCTGCCATTAAGTTTATTGGGTGCATTCGTTGGTTCACCATCATTAGCATCAGAGATTGCAGTTGAAGAATTAGATATTAATAAAAAATCGCAAAATATTAATTTAAATATTCTGCAAATAAGTGAGTTAACCCAACACTATACCGATGCTAAATTATTGATGCAGCCATCGGAGTTACACTCAGTTCAAGCTGAGAAATTAGCACAAACTGAAGTGCCATTAGAAGATGATGCAGATATCAGCTTGGAAACCATAGGAGAACAAGACTCACTACCCCAATCAACACCGACTTACGTTATTGAAAAAGAAGAAATTCAAAAACAGGGAGCAACAAGCGTTGCTGATGTTTTGAAAAGAATGCCGGGGTTTGCTATCAATGATGCTGGACATGGCGCAGACATTCACACAGGTACATATTATCGCGGACATTCAATTAACCAGTCTGTCTTTTTAATTAATGGTAGACCGATTAATAATGATGTGAATACTTATCACGGTGCGACAGATTTAAATAGTATTCCTGTAGAAGCAATTGAGAGAATAGAAGTATCTAGCGGTGCATCTACAGCCTTGTATGGTTCTTCAGCTTTTGGCGGAGTAATTAATATTATTACTAAACAAGGGAGCAGCACTCCAAGGTTTAACGCCTCAGCAGAATTTGGTTCGTTGAATTTAAATAATCAACAAACTAGTTTGAGTAGTGGTGGTAAAAACTTTAGATATAATTTGAGCTTTGAACGATTTTTTATTGATAATCGTTATAAAGTACCTCAAGGTGCAGCTAACCGCGATGCTAGCGGTAATTTATTCAATGCAGATACAGCTACTAGCACCTATTTTGGTAACGTTGCTGTTGATTTGAATCCCAAAAATACCTTGAGTTTTGATGTAAAAAAACTCAGTAGCCGTAGGGGTTTGATCTATTTTGGCTTCCCTTTGCAAAGAGATAGGTTAGACCACGATGGATTAAATATTGGTTTATCATGGCGATCGCAACTTGCGAAAGACTCTAACCTTACCACTACACTAGGTTATAACCAAGACTACTTTAATACTTACGGCCCTACGGTTTTTCAAGGCAACACATTTTACCGCACTGGCACGTTAGACACACAAAACTTAACAGCCAGAGTAGACCATGAATGGCGACTCACCGCTAATAATCGTCTACGTTGGGGTTTAGATTTAAAAAATACCAATTTAGATGGGATTACTAACAGCAACAGCCCCAATCGAATCGCGTTGAATGAAGAAGAAAATCGCAGTGTATTGAATACAGCCTTATTTGCGGTTAATACTTGGGATTTGAGCGACAATTTTCAGGTAGATTTAGGTTTAAGACAAAACTTTGATTCCCAATTTGGTAATTACCTCAATCCCAGTGTGGGTATGCGTTACGTAATGTCCCCAAATTTGGCTGTGCGGGGAAGTTGGGCTGGTGGACAACGTAACCCTGGGTTAGACCAGTTATATCTTTATGATACAGTGCATGGTTGGCTGTCTAATCCAGATTTAAAACCAGAAACGGGTTCATCATGGACTGCTGGGCTAGATGTTAATTTTACTCAGGATTTAACCGGACAATTTACTTACTTTGGTAGTAGTTTAGATAATCGTCTGGGAATTATTCAAGGGCAATGGCAAAATATTGGGCTAGTTGATACCAATGGCTTAGAAGCTGCATTACGTTGGCGATTTACTAGGAATTGGTCAACGTTTGTTAACTACACTTACACCGATGCTCAAATTAAAACAGGAACAGAGCGCGGTTTGCAATTAGGTTTGATTCCTTATTCTAATTTGCAAGCTGGAATTGGCTATCAACAAAATGGATGGCAAGCTAATTTATACGCTACATACAATAGTGGTGCGCGAAGGGCTTTGTTTAATAATCCAGGTGATAAGAATACAGATTTTGTACCATCCTACGTAAATTTTGATTTGAGTGGGCGCATCCCTTTAAGTAAAGGTTTGGGGCTGACGTTTTATTTAGAAAATTTATTGGGTGAACAATACGAACGGGTGAACAGAATTTATAGTCCTGGGTTTACTTTCCGGGTTGGTTTAAGTTCAGAAATTTAG
- a CDS encoding Fur family transcriptional regulator, producing the protein MQKQAVSTKPIRSLEDALERCQILGMRVSRQRRFILELLWQANEHLSAREIYDRLNHEGKEIGHTSVYQNLEALSSQGIIECIERCDGRLYGNISDAHSHVNCLDTNQILDVHIELPEEFIREVEQKTGVKITEYTINFYGYRSSQDSE; encoded by the coding sequence ATGCAGAAACAGGCAGTATCCACAAAACCCATTCGTTCTTTAGAAGATGCGCTTGAACGGTGTCAAATATTAGGTATGCGGGTTAGCCGTCAACGTCGCTTTATTTTAGAACTATTATGGCAAGCTAATGAACATCTTTCTGCGAGGGAAATTTACGATCGCCTCAACCATGAAGGTAAAGAAATCGGTCATACATCTGTATATCAGAATTTAGAAGCATTATCAAGTCAAGGGATTATAGAGTGTATCGAACGCTGTGATGGGCGTTTATATGGCAATATTAGCGATGCTCACAGTCATGTTAATTGTTTAGATACTAATCAAATTCTTGACGTTCATATTGAACTACCAGAAGAATTTATCCGTGAGGTTGAACAAAAAACTGGGGTAAAAATTACTGAATACACAATTAATTTCTACGGCTATCGCAGTTCCCAAGACAGTGAATAA
- a CDS encoding DUF3685 domain-containing protein, translating to MSDRHFKIILVDPDPIFRLGLRVALEAMPNIEVVSEAATDTAVLQTLAELAQQDPNQVNLVILELGDNRSTGSQQQGLQLIQQLKALYPTLPILLFSSVQTPGIIMAAKAFGADGYCPKGTPIAELMTAMIEVANGNSYWLETRANTELNPPPQTPPRRLPLAKWRYNLHSSGIGYIDATLKEITAQLQIPGLPILDRAILAGQRREILAARWLVNQLLLAPQEKQQQQPEVIHSVQPPLSVLPSVSSNIVPSDIQQIFSTPSLLSPRSLQSTLFASCINKLQFSLNNVSNTPLEIDIFREDRKRELLYLILQKLSEQLDDLREAQITVNQLIELQPIILKDLWQATVTEFFGKFSLIKLGNRNIEIVNVLLQNSVVVQTAILNKIPLVRELLSYLLFQTDLQIDNTSYPAGTSEANFQAEIMLENLLIQVANAVVQPLLNSLADVEQIKKDFYDRKLISTREIERFRNDLSWKYRLNNYVKEAQAIFESRYELFLFAPRGIATISVYAPRNKELAQLGGIPLLVTLTLEFRDAIAPRLQSVLSFLGSGIVFVLTQIIGRGLGLIGRGVIQGIGSVSFSEKNFKRNNEKSK from the coding sequence ATGAGCGATCGCCATTTTAAAATTATATTAGTTGATCCAGACCCTATCTTCCGCTTGGGACTACGGGTAGCTTTAGAGGCAATGCCTAACATAGAAGTGGTGTCAGAAGCAGCCACGGATACAGCAGTTTTGCAAACTCTAGCAGAACTAGCTCAACAAGACCCAAACCAAGTGAATTTGGTAATTTTAGAATTAGGTGATAATCGCTCAACAGGCTCTCAACAGCAAGGTTTACAACTAATTCAGCAACTCAAAGCTTTATATCCCACACTGCCGATTTTACTCTTTAGTTCTGTGCAAACACCAGGAATCATCATGGCAGCCAAAGCTTTTGGTGCAGATGGTTACTGTCCTAAAGGTACTCCTATTGCAGAATTGATGACAGCGATGATAGAGGTAGCCAATGGTAATTCCTATTGGTTAGAAACTAGGGCAAATACTGAATTAAATCCTCCCCCTCAGACTCCACCACGACGCTTACCCTTGGCAAAGTGGCGATATAATTTACATTCATCAGGAATTGGTTACATTGACGCTACGTTAAAAGAAATTACAGCCCAATTACAAATCCCTGGTTTACCAATTCTAGATAGAGCAATTTTAGCTGGACAAAGGCGAGAAATTTTAGCAGCTCGTTGGTTAGTCAATCAATTATTATTAGCACCCCAAGAAAAACAACAACAGCAACCAGAAGTCATTCACTCCGTTCAACCACCACTATCTGTATTACCTTCAGTTAGTAGTAATATTGTCCCTTCAGATATACAACAAATATTCAGTACACCTTCTTTATTAAGTCCAAGATCACTGCAATCTACCCTCTTTGCATCTTGCATCAATAAACTACAATTTTCTTTAAATAATGTTTCAAATACTCCCTTAGAAATTGACATCTTTCGTGAAGATAGGAAACGGGAATTACTTTATTTAATTCTCCAGAAATTATCTGAGCAATTAGATGATTTACGTGAAGCTCAAATCACAGTTAATCAATTGATAGAATTGCAGCCTATAATTTTAAAAGATTTGTGGCAAGCTACAGTTACAGAATTTTTTGGTAAATTTTCTCTAATCAAACTAGGAAACCGCAATATAGAAATTGTTAATGTATTATTACAAAACTCAGTAGTGGTTCAAACCGCGATTCTGAATAAAATTCCGTTAGTTAGGGAATTGTTATCTTACCTGTTATTTCAAACTGATTTACAAATAGATAATACATCTTACCCAGCAGGTACTTCAGAAGCCAACTTTCAAGCTGAAATCATGCTAGAGAATTTGTTAATTCAGGTAGCTAACGCTGTAGTACAACCTTTACTCAACTCTTTAGCAGATGTAGAACAAATCAAAAAAGACTTTTACGATCGCAAATTAATATCCACGAGAGAAATTGAAAGGTTTAGAAATGATTTATCTTGGAAATATCGGTTAAATAATTATGTGAAAGAAGCCCAGGCAATTTTTGAAAGCCGTTATGAATTATTTTTATTTGCGCCTCGTGGTATTGCGACAATTTCCGTTTATGCTCCTCGCAATAAAGAATTAGCCCAGCTTGGTGGTATTCCTCTACTAGTGACATTGACCCTAGAATTTCGAGATGCGATCGCACCAAGGTTACAATCAGTATTATCTTTCTTAGGCAGTGGTATTGTCTTCGTACTCACACAAATAATTGGTCGCGGTTTAGGTTTAATTGGTCGCGGTGTCATCCAAGGTATTGGTAGTGTCTCTTTTTCAGAAAAGAACTTTAAGCGCAACAATGAAAAGAGTAAGTAA
- the namA gene encoding NADPH dehydrogenase NamA: protein MAHLFEPFKLREVTFRNRIAMSPMCQYSSTNGFANDWHLVHLASRAVGGAGLIITEAAAVEPRGRISPQDLGIWSDDHIEYLAKIVGLIHNFGAVAGIQLAHAGRKASTAKPSRGGKFLDESQEGWRPVVSSSAIAFSKDSPVPEALSLEGIQQVIQAFVQATQRSLQAGFKVIEIHAAHGYLLHQFLSPLVNQRQDNYGSSFENRTRLLREVVTAVREIWPQTYPLFVRISATDWVDKGWDMEQSITLSKELKSLGVDLIDCSSGAIIPGINIPVKPGYQTQFAQRIRQESNIATGAVGLITSPEQADKIIRDGVADMVLLGRELLRNPYWPHLAAKELGYEKHWPVQYDRAW, encoded by the coding sequence ATGGCACACCTATTTGAACCATTCAAGCTTCGTGAAGTTACCTTTCGCAACCGCATCGCCATGTCGCCCATGTGTCAATATTCCAGCACCAATGGATTTGCTAACGACTGGCATTTGGTTCATTTAGCATCCCGTGCAGTAGGTGGTGCAGGTTTAATAATTACAGAAGCGGCGGCTGTAGAACCTCGTGGCCGGATTAGTCCCCAAGATTTAGGAATTTGGTCAGATGACCACATAGAATATTTAGCTAAGATTGTGGGATTAATACATAACTTTGGGGCTGTAGCAGGTATTCAACTAGCCCATGCAGGGAGAAAAGCCAGCACAGCTAAACCTAGTCGCGGGGGAAAATTTTTAGATGAATCCCAAGAAGGTTGGCGGCCAGTGGTTTCGAGTAGTGCGATCGCTTTTAGTAAAGATAGTCCAGTACCCGAAGCCCTCAGTTTAGAAGGAATCCAGCAAGTTATTCAAGCCTTTGTCCAAGCTACCCAACGTTCTTTACAAGCTGGTTTCAAAGTCATAGAAATCCATGCAGCCCACGGCTACTTATTACATCAGTTTCTCTCACCTTTAGTCAACCAACGCCAAGATAATTACGGTAGTAGCTTTGAAAACCGTACCCGTTTATTGCGAGAAGTCGTTACCGCCGTCCGAGAAATATGGCCGCAAACATACCCTCTGTTTGTCCGCATTTCTGCCACAGATTGGGTAGATAAGGGTTGGGATATGGAACAAAGTATTACCTTAAGTAAAGAACTTAAATCTCTTGGTGTAGACCTCATTGATTGTTCTTCCGGGGCAATTATACCCGGTATCAACATTCCAGTAAAACCCGGATATCAAACCCAATTTGCTCAACGCATTCGTCAAGAAAGTAATATCGCCACAGGTGCAGTCGGCTTAATCACTTCCCCCGAACAAGCAGACAAAATCATCCGCGATGGCGTAGCCGACATGGTGCTTTTGGGGCGGGAATTACTCCGCAATCCCTACTGGCCTCACTTAGCTGCTAAAGAACTAGGATATGAGAAACATTGGCCGGTTCAATATGATCGAGCCTGGTGA